The following are encoded together in the Pygocentrus nattereri isolate fPygNat1 chromosome 3, fPygNat1.pri, whole genome shotgun sequence genome:
- the arhgap28 gene encoding rho GTPase-activating protein 28 isoform X1 has protein sequence MDLKDSGSVVLTAYHSFTPSRIHLAEESYAPLATTHSPVSRKVQHRVLTRMSATGAMPPSPPERSMSRDSQDSMEDYWSEVRNIEEDCQGGQEEMIERSSMDEVELEEAWLHEAGLSTLVSGTLTDSPAEALLSTLTRSQAAMVKKRLDNYTQTMRKRNKQPIRHVRDVFSTADTSTAEHTPPVSSNGQIAPKLPHWTPPKAHQPCQAFRPVESSVKECQMEVYILSFEEPYSEGVTAHRKGRDCHDCQRIRKGDKDLPKFQIVTPKQGLTRVHDLSSEDIKKIACISLIELTTFYDALGIELKRNRMVRSKVRETGIFGVPLTTLLENDQKKFPGSKVPLVFKKLLSKLEQTGLQTEGILRVPGSASRVKHLRQELDTKFYEDRFDWEQVRHNDAAGLLKMFIRELPHPLLTQQHMPAFTAAQNIPSTKHQLQALHLLILLLPEVNRDTLKALLEFLNKVVAYEEKNRMSLWNVSMIVAPNLFTSRDKTTRQEEMQGAAGAAHLVRLLIIYQDLLWTVPCFLISHVRKMNEAAMSKKTPSSEKTKRKLLRRRNTDREKEKSEVTDLREGVIRVQAPLHAKVSMAIQLDNETRARDVMARFDFENGQGSRSLSRRQKCFLFEVGGNIGERCLHPDTHLLEVYRVNPHCEWILKSRTT, from the exons GAAAGTGCAGCATCGGGTCTTAACGAGGATGAGTGCAACAGGGGCAATGCCTCCCTCCCCTCCGGAGCGGTCCATGTCCCGAGACTCGCAGGACTCCATGGAAGACTACTGGAGTGAGGTGAGGAACATCGAGGAGGATTGCCAAGGAGGCCAGGAGGAGATGATCGAGAGGAGCAGCATGGATG AAGTGGAGCTGGAGGAAGCATGGCTGCATGAAGCTGGTCTCTCCACGCTGGTGTCTGGAACTTTGACCGACAGCCCTGCCGAGGCTCTCCTCTCCACGCTCACCCGCTCTCAGGCTGCCATGGTGAAGAAACGTCTGGACAACTACACACAGACCATGCGCAAGAGGAACAAGCAGCCCATTCGGCACGTCCGAGATGTCTTCTCCACCGCAGACACCTCG ACTGCTGAACACACACCCCCAGTGTCCTCAAATGGCCAGATTGCACCAAAGCTACCCCACTGGACGCCCCCTAAAG cTCATCAGCCATGCCAAGCCTTCCGGCCGGTGGAGAGCAGTGTAAAGGAGTGTCAAATGGAGGTATATATCTTGTCTTTTGAGGAGCCGTACTCTGAGGGTGTGACGGCTCATCGGAAGGGCCGCGACTGCCATGACTGCCAGAGGATCAGGAAAGGGGACAAGGATTTACCT AAGTTTCAGATAGTGACACCCAAGCAGGGGCTGACCAGAGTGCATGACCTGTCCTCTGAAGATATCAAGAAGATTGCCTGCATCAGTCTGATAGAGCTAACTACCTTTTATGATGCCCTGGGCATTGAGCTGAAGAGGAACCGGATGGTCCGGAGCAAGGTGCGGG AAACGGGCATATTTGGAGTTCCTCTCACTACACTGTtggaaaatgaccaaaagaaatttCCTGGCTCCAAAGTTCCCCTTGTCTTCAAAAAG CTGCTGTCTAAACTTGAGCAGACAGGGCTCCAAACAGAAGGAATTCTTAGAGTGCCTGGCTCCGCCTCTAGAGTAAAG CACTTGCGGCAGGAGCTGGACACAAAGTTTTATGAGGATCGCTTTGACTGGGAGCAGGTGAGACACAACGATGCTGCTGGTCTGCTGAAGATGTTCATCAGGGAGCTGCCACATCCTCTGCTCACGCAGCAGCACATGCCTGCCTTCACCGCCGCTCAGA ATATCCCATCAACCAAACACCAGCTGCAGGccctccacctcctcatcctgCTTCTGCCTGAAGTGAACAGAGACACACTGAAG GCTCTGTTGGAGTTCCTAAATAAGGTTGTGGCCTATGAGGAGAAGAACCGCATGAGTTTGTGGAACGTATCCATGATCGTTGCGCCGAATCTCTTCACCTCCCGAGACAAGACGACCAGGCAGGAGGAGATGCAGGGAGCAGCAGGAGCAGCTCATCTGGTCCGTCTGCTCATCATCTATCAGGACCTGCTGTGGACG GTGCCCTGTTTCTTAATTTCTCACGTGCGGAAGATGAACGAGGCTGCCATGAGCAAAAAGACACCCAGCTCAGAGAAGACAAAGAGGAAACTGTTGAGAAGACGCAACACAgatagggagaaagagaagagtgag GTCACTGACCTTCGTGAAGGTGTTATCAGAGTGCAGGCACCACTTCATGCCAAAGTCTCTATGGCTATTCAGTTGGACAACGAGACAAGGGCACGTGATGTAATGGCCCGCTTTGATTTTGAGAATGG GCAAGGGTCTCGAAGTCTCAGTAGAAGACAGAAGTGCTTTTTGTTTGAGGTCGGAGGGAACATAG GTGAGCGCTGTCTTCATCCAGACACTCACTTACTGGAGGTGTACCGTGTGAATCCCCACTGCGAATGGATCTTAAAGTCCAGAACAACCTGA
- the arhgap28 gene encoding rho GTPase-activating protein 28 isoform X3, translating to MRRGDRCLQRSYMETESTMHRKVQHRVLTRMSATGAMPPSPPERSMSRDSQDSMEDYWSEVRNIEEDCQGGQEEMIERSSMDEVELEEAWLHEAGLSTLVSGTLTDSPAEALLSTLTRSQAAMVKKRLDNYTQTMRKRNKQPIRHVRDVFSTADTSTAEHTPPVSSNGQIAPKLPHWTPPKAHQPCQAFRPVESSVKECQMEVYILSFEEPYSEGVTAHRKGRDCHDCQRIRKGDKDLPKFQIVTPKQGLTRVHDLSSEDIKKIACISLIELTTFYDALGIELKRNRMVRSKVRETGIFGVPLTTLLENDQKKFPGSKVPLVFKKLLSKLEQTGLQTEGILRVPGSASRVKHLRQELDTKFYEDRFDWEQVRHNDAAGLLKMFIRELPHPLLTQQHMPAFTAAQNIPSTKHQLQALHLLILLLPEVNRDTLKALLEFLNKVVAYEEKNRMSLWNVSMIVAPNLFTSRDKTTRQEEMQGAAGAAHLVRLLIIYQDLLWTVPCFLISHVRKMNEAAMSKKTPSSEKTKRKLLRRRNTDREKEKSEVTDLREGVIRVQAPLHAKVSMAIQLDNETRARDVMARFDFENGQGSRSLSRRQKCFLFEVGGNIGERCLHPDTHLLEVYRVNPHCEWILKSRTT from the exons GAAAGTGCAGCATCGGGTCTTAACGAGGATGAGTGCAACAGGGGCAATGCCTCCCTCCCCTCCGGAGCGGTCCATGTCCCGAGACTCGCAGGACTCCATGGAAGACTACTGGAGTGAGGTGAGGAACATCGAGGAGGATTGCCAAGGAGGCCAGGAGGAGATGATCGAGAGGAGCAGCATGGATG AAGTGGAGCTGGAGGAAGCATGGCTGCATGAAGCTGGTCTCTCCACGCTGGTGTCTGGAACTTTGACCGACAGCCCTGCCGAGGCTCTCCTCTCCACGCTCACCCGCTCTCAGGCTGCCATGGTGAAGAAACGTCTGGACAACTACACACAGACCATGCGCAAGAGGAACAAGCAGCCCATTCGGCACGTCCGAGATGTCTTCTCCACCGCAGACACCTCG ACTGCTGAACACACACCCCCAGTGTCCTCAAATGGCCAGATTGCACCAAAGCTACCCCACTGGACGCCCCCTAAAG cTCATCAGCCATGCCAAGCCTTCCGGCCGGTGGAGAGCAGTGTAAAGGAGTGTCAAATGGAGGTATATATCTTGTCTTTTGAGGAGCCGTACTCTGAGGGTGTGACGGCTCATCGGAAGGGCCGCGACTGCCATGACTGCCAGAGGATCAGGAAAGGGGACAAGGATTTACCT AAGTTTCAGATAGTGACACCCAAGCAGGGGCTGACCAGAGTGCATGACCTGTCCTCTGAAGATATCAAGAAGATTGCCTGCATCAGTCTGATAGAGCTAACTACCTTTTATGATGCCCTGGGCATTGAGCTGAAGAGGAACCGGATGGTCCGGAGCAAGGTGCGGG AAACGGGCATATTTGGAGTTCCTCTCACTACACTGTtggaaaatgaccaaaagaaatttCCTGGCTCCAAAGTTCCCCTTGTCTTCAAAAAG CTGCTGTCTAAACTTGAGCAGACAGGGCTCCAAACAGAAGGAATTCTTAGAGTGCCTGGCTCCGCCTCTAGAGTAAAG CACTTGCGGCAGGAGCTGGACACAAAGTTTTATGAGGATCGCTTTGACTGGGAGCAGGTGAGACACAACGATGCTGCTGGTCTGCTGAAGATGTTCATCAGGGAGCTGCCACATCCTCTGCTCACGCAGCAGCACATGCCTGCCTTCACCGCCGCTCAGA ATATCCCATCAACCAAACACCAGCTGCAGGccctccacctcctcatcctgCTTCTGCCTGAAGTGAACAGAGACACACTGAAG GCTCTGTTGGAGTTCCTAAATAAGGTTGTGGCCTATGAGGAGAAGAACCGCATGAGTTTGTGGAACGTATCCATGATCGTTGCGCCGAATCTCTTCACCTCCCGAGACAAGACGACCAGGCAGGAGGAGATGCAGGGAGCAGCAGGAGCAGCTCATCTGGTCCGTCTGCTCATCATCTATCAGGACCTGCTGTGGACG GTGCCCTGTTTCTTAATTTCTCACGTGCGGAAGATGAACGAGGCTGCCATGAGCAAAAAGACACCCAGCTCAGAGAAGACAAAGAGGAAACTGTTGAGAAGACGCAACACAgatagggagaaagagaagagtgag GTCACTGACCTTCGTGAAGGTGTTATCAGAGTGCAGGCACCACTTCATGCCAAAGTCTCTATGGCTATTCAGTTGGACAACGAGACAAGGGCACGTGATGTAATGGCCCGCTTTGATTTTGAGAATGG GCAAGGGTCTCGAAGTCTCAGTAGAAGACAGAAGTGCTTTTTGTTTGAGGTCGGAGGGAACATAG GTGAGCGCTGTCTTCATCCAGACACTCACTTACTGGAGGTGTACCGTGTGAATCCCCACTGCGAATGGATCTTAAAGTCCAGAACAACCTGA
- the arhgap28 gene encoding rho GTPase-activating protein 28 isoform X4 — MSATGAMPPSPPERSMSRDSQDSMEDYWSEVRNIEEDCQGGQEEMIERSSMDEVELEEAWLHEAGLSTLVSGTLTDSPAEALLSTLTRSQAAMVKKRLDNYTQTMRKRNKQPIRHVRDVFSTADTSTAEHTPPVSSNGQIAPKLPHWTPPKAHQPCQAFRPVESSVKECQMEVYILSFEEPYSEGVTAHRKGRDCHDCQRIRKGDKDLPKFQIVTPKQGLTRVHDLSSEDIKKIACISLIELTTFYDALGIELKRNRMVRSKVRETGIFGVPLTTLLENDQKKFPGSKVPLVFKKLLSKLEQTGLQTEGILRVPGSASRVKHLRQELDTKFYEDRFDWEQVRHNDAAGLLKMFIRELPHPLLTQQHMPAFTAAQNIPSTKHQLQALHLLILLLPEVNRDTLKALLEFLNKVVAYEEKNRMSLWNVSMIVAPNLFTSRDKTTRQEEMQGAAGAAHLVRLLIIYQDLLWTVPCFLISHVRKMNEAAMSKKTPSSEKTKRKLLRRRNTDREKEKSEVTDLREGVIRVQAPLHAKVSMAIQLDNETRARDVMARFDFENGQGSRSLSRRQKCFLFEVGGNIGERCLHPDTHLLEVYRVNPHCEWILKSRTT, encoded by the exons ATGAGTGCAACAGGGGCAATGCCTCCCTCCCCTCCGGAGCGGTCCATGTCCCGAGACTCGCAGGACTCCATGGAAGACTACTGGAGTGAGGTGAGGAACATCGAGGAGGATTGCCAAGGAGGCCAGGAGGAGATGATCGAGAGGAGCAGCATGGATG AAGTGGAGCTGGAGGAAGCATGGCTGCATGAAGCTGGTCTCTCCACGCTGGTGTCTGGAACTTTGACCGACAGCCCTGCCGAGGCTCTCCTCTCCACGCTCACCCGCTCTCAGGCTGCCATGGTGAAGAAACGTCTGGACAACTACACACAGACCATGCGCAAGAGGAACAAGCAGCCCATTCGGCACGTCCGAGATGTCTTCTCCACCGCAGACACCTCG ACTGCTGAACACACACCCCCAGTGTCCTCAAATGGCCAGATTGCACCAAAGCTACCCCACTGGACGCCCCCTAAAG cTCATCAGCCATGCCAAGCCTTCCGGCCGGTGGAGAGCAGTGTAAAGGAGTGTCAAATGGAGGTATATATCTTGTCTTTTGAGGAGCCGTACTCTGAGGGTGTGACGGCTCATCGGAAGGGCCGCGACTGCCATGACTGCCAGAGGATCAGGAAAGGGGACAAGGATTTACCT AAGTTTCAGATAGTGACACCCAAGCAGGGGCTGACCAGAGTGCATGACCTGTCCTCTGAAGATATCAAGAAGATTGCCTGCATCAGTCTGATAGAGCTAACTACCTTTTATGATGCCCTGGGCATTGAGCTGAAGAGGAACCGGATGGTCCGGAGCAAGGTGCGGG AAACGGGCATATTTGGAGTTCCTCTCACTACACTGTtggaaaatgaccaaaagaaatttCCTGGCTCCAAAGTTCCCCTTGTCTTCAAAAAG CTGCTGTCTAAACTTGAGCAGACAGGGCTCCAAACAGAAGGAATTCTTAGAGTGCCTGGCTCCGCCTCTAGAGTAAAG CACTTGCGGCAGGAGCTGGACACAAAGTTTTATGAGGATCGCTTTGACTGGGAGCAGGTGAGACACAACGATGCTGCTGGTCTGCTGAAGATGTTCATCAGGGAGCTGCCACATCCTCTGCTCACGCAGCAGCACATGCCTGCCTTCACCGCCGCTCAGA ATATCCCATCAACCAAACACCAGCTGCAGGccctccacctcctcatcctgCTTCTGCCTGAAGTGAACAGAGACACACTGAAG GCTCTGTTGGAGTTCCTAAATAAGGTTGTGGCCTATGAGGAGAAGAACCGCATGAGTTTGTGGAACGTATCCATGATCGTTGCGCCGAATCTCTTCACCTCCCGAGACAAGACGACCAGGCAGGAGGAGATGCAGGGAGCAGCAGGAGCAGCTCATCTGGTCCGTCTGCTCATCATCTATCAGGACCTGCTGTGGACG GTGCCCTGTTTCTTAATTTCTCACGTGCGGAAGATGAACGAGGCTGCCATGAGCAAAAAGACACCCAGCTCAGAGAAGACAAAGAGGAAACTGTTGAGAAGACGCAACACAgatagggagaaagagaagagtgag GTCACTGACCTTCGTGAAGGTGTTATCAGAGTGCAGGCACCACTTCATGCCAAAGTCTCTATGGCTATTCAGTTGGACAACGAGACAAGGGCACGTGATGTAATGGCCCGCTTTGATTTTGAGAATGG GCAAGGGTCTCGAAGTCTCAGTAGAAGACAGAAGTGCTTTTTGTTTGAGGTCGGAGGGAACATAG GTGAGCGCTGTCTTCATCCAGACACTCACTTACTGGAGGTGTACCGTGTGAATCCCCACTGCGAATGGATCTTAAAGTCCAGAACAACCTGA
- the arhgap28 gene encoding rho GTPase-activating protein 28 isoform X2 produces the protein MDLKDSGSVVLTAYHSFTPSRIHLAEESYAPLATTHSPVSRKVQHRVLTRMSATGAMPPSPPERSMSRDSQDSMEDYWSEVRNIEEDCQGGQEEMIERSSMDEVELEEAWLHEAGLSTLVSGTLTDSPAEALLSTLTRSQAAMVKKRLDNYTQTMRKRNKQPIRHVRDVFSTADTSTAEHTPPVSSNGQIAPKLPHWTPPKAHQPCQAFRPVESSVKECQMEVYILSFEEPYSEGVTAHRKGRDCHDCQRIRKGDKDLPFQIVTPKQGLTRVHDLSSEDIKKIACISLIELTTFYDALGIELKRNRMVRSKVRETGIFGVPLTTLLENDQKKFPGSKVPLVFKKLLSKLEQTGLQTEGILRVPGSASRVKHLRQELDTKFYEDRFDWEQVRHNDAAGLLKMFIRELPHPLLTQQHMPAFTAAQNIPSTKHQLQALHLLILLLPEVNRDTLKALLEFLNKVVAYEEKNRMSLWNVSMIVAPNLFTSRDKTTRQEEMQGAAGAAHLVRLLIIYQDLLWTVPCFLISHVRKMNEAAMSKKTPSSEKTKRKLLRRRNTDREKEKSEVTDLREGVIRVQAPLHAKVSMAIQLDNETRARDVMARFDFENGQGSRSLSRRQKCFLFEVGGNIGERCLHPDTHLLEVYRVNPHCEWILKSRTT, from the exons GAAAGTGCAGCATCGGGTCTTAACGAGGATGAGTGCAACAGGGGCAATGCCTCCCTCCCCTCCGGAGCGGTCCATGTCCCGAGACTCGCAGGACTCCATGGAAGACTACTGGAGTGAGGTGAGGAACATCGAGGAGGATTGCCAAGGAGGCCAGGAGGAGATGATCGAGAGGAGCAGCATGGATG AAGTGGAGCTGGAGGAAGCATGGCTGCATGAAGCTGGTCTCTCCACGCTGGTGTCTGGAACTTTGACCGACAGCCCTGCCGAGGCTCTCCTCTCCACGCTCACCCGCTCTCAGGCTGCCATGGTGAAGAAACGTCTGGACAACTACACACAGACCATGCGCAAGAGGAACAAGCAGCCCATTCGGCACGTCCGAGATGTCTTCTCCACCGCAGACACCTCG ACTGCTGAACACACACCCCCAGTGTCCTCAAATGGCCAGATTGCACCAAAGCTACCCCACTGGACGCCCCCTAAAG cTCATCAGCCATGCCAAGCCTTCCGGCCGGTGGAGAGCAGTGTAAAGGAGTGTCAAATGGAGGTATATATCTTGTCTTTTGAGGAGCCGTACTCTGAGGGTGTGACGGCTCATCGGAAGGGCCGCGACTGCCATGACTGCCAGAGGATCAGGAAAGGGGACAAGGATTTACCT TTTCAGATAGTGACACCCAAGCAGGGGCTGACCAGAGTGCATGACCTGTCCTCTGAAGATATCAAGAAGATTGCCTGCATCAGTCTGATAGAGCTAACTACCTTTTATGATGCCCTGGGCATTGAGCTGAAGAGGAACCGGATGGTCCGGAGCAAGGTGCGGG AAACGGGCATATTTGGAGTTCCTCTCACTACACTGTtggaaaatgaccaaaagaaatttCCTGGCTCCAAAGTTCCCCTTGTCTTCAAAAAG CTGCTGTCTAAACTTGAGCAGACAGGGCTCCAAACAGAAGGAATTCTTAGAGTGCCTGGCTCCGCCTCTAGAGTAAAG CACTTGCGGCAGGAGCTGGACACAAAGTTTTATGAGGATCGCTTTGACTGGGAGCAGGTGAGACACAACGATGCTGCTGGTCTGCTGAAGATGTTCATCAGGGAGCTGCCACATCCTCTGCTCACGCAGCAGCACATGCCTGCCTTCACCGCCGCTCAGA ATATCCCATCAACCAAACACCAGCTGCAGGccctccacctcctcatcctgCTTCTGCCTGAAGTGAACAGAGACACACTGAAG GCTCTGTTGGAGTTCCTAAATAAGGTTGTGGCCTATGAGGAGAAGAACCGCATGAGTTTGTGGAACGTATCCATGATCGTTGCGCCGAATCTCTTCACCTCCCGAGACAAGACGACCAGGCAGGAGGAGATGCAGGGAGCAGCAGGAGCAGCTCATCTGGTCCGTCTGCTCATCATCTATCAGGACCTGCTGTGGACG GTGCCCTGTTTCTTAATTTCTCACGTGCGGAAGATGAACGAGGCTGCCATGAGCAAAAAGACACCCAGCTCAGAGAAGACAAAGAGGAAACTGTTGAGAAGACGCAACACAgatagggagaaagagaagagtgag GTCACTGACCTTCGTGAAGGTGTTATCAGAGTGCAGGCACCACTTCATGCCAAAGTCTCTATGGCTATTCAGTTGGACAACGAGACAAGGGCACGTGATGTAATGGCCCGCTTTGATTTTGAGAATGG GCAAGGGTCTCGAAGTCTCAGTAGAAGACAGAAGTGCTTTTTGTTTGAGGTCGGAGGGAACATAG GTGAGCGCTGTCTTCATCCAGACACTCACTTACTGGAGGTGTACCGTGTGAATCCCCACTGCGAATGGATCTTAAAGTCCAGAACAACCTGA